A genome region from Blautia coccoides includes the following:
- a CDS encoding DUF2284 domain-containing protein, which produces MISHEKLEAFICQYPVYQYAFFSPEEIDFSYRVRWICEKECDRFNTTWACPPAVGSVEECRHRCLAYKECFLFSTIAEVSDIINFEETLSTRREHENITAAIEQFIKSQGVGCMALSTESCDICETCTYPAAPCRFPEKMHPCVESHGIIVSELAEKYNLDFTLSPTQILWFGLIFIE; this is translated from the coding sequence ATGATATCACATGAAAAATTAGAAGCGTTCATCTGTCAGTATCCTGTTTACCAGTATGCTTTTTTCAGCCCGGAGGAGATTGACTTTTCCTATCGTGTCAGATGGATCTGTGAAAAAGAGTGCGATCGTTTCAACACTACCTGGGCCTGTCCGCCGGCTGTGGGAAGCGTGGAAGAGTGCAGGCACCGCTGTCTTGCTTACAAAGAATGCTTCCTGTTTTCCACCATTGCGGAGGTGTCCGATATTATTAACTTTGAGGAGACACTGTCCACCCGCAGGGAGCATGAAAACATAACGGCTGCCATTGAACAGTTCATCAAATCCCAGGGGGTCGGCTGTATGGCACTCTCCACGGAATCCTGTGATATCTGTGAGACCTGTACTTACCCGGCAGCTCCCTGCCGTTTCCCGGAGAAAATGCATCCCTGTGTGGAAAGCCACGGCATCATCGTCAGTGAACTGGCCGAAAAATACAACCTGGATTTCACCTTGTCCCCCACACAGATCCTCTGGTTTGGTCTCATCTTCATTGAATGA
- a CDS encoding YabP/YqfC family sporulation protein produces MRKKNTPITGRIADSLQIPKDLAYREAIFTMTGSRELFIENYKCIRQYEDNCIVLLTKRDAIKIEGTHLTIDYYTNEEMKITGSICRVSFL; encoded by the coding sequence ATGCGCAAAAAAAACACTCCTATTACCGGCCGCATCGCTGATTCCCTCCAAATCCCCAAAGACCTGGCATACCGGGAGGCCATCTTCACCATGACCGGCTCCAGGGAACTCTTCATAGAGAATTATAAATGCATTCGCCAATACGAGGACAACTGCATTGTTCTTCTCACTAAGCGCGATGCCATAAAAATAGAGGGAACCCACCTCACCATTGATTACTACACCAACGAAGAGATGAAAATAACCGGAAGCATCTGCCGTGTTTCCTTTTTATAA
- a CDS encoding sporulation protein YqfD: MKAWNYYCKGYVRIRLQSRGPERFLNMCAHHNIPIWDLQNRDGFYEMNVSVTGFYQMRSICRKTGSRVKIIKKYGLPFFFYRNKKRKAFFIGILAGFCLLMVLSQHIWNIHVEGNRHNSTQTILNYLDDIQIHHGILKKDVDCSYIAEQMRKEFPDITWVSAKISGTRLILEVKENATANKIIKQTEENPSSIIAGKSGTIVSMITRKGTPCKKVGESCEKGETLVSGRVDIMNDSKEVVGYEYTESDADIYIQSQMQYYHEFDMHFQKDVYTGDAKKGPVLQLGNYFISLKGKNHFDQFDTVTKLHQVRVTENFRLPIFYGNSTDYESVTKPYKYTKEGAEKKAQEQLELLLETLRKKEVQIKENNVKIQVLDKVCVAKGRLTIIEKTTEKEPVEILEQPVQNAEETEE, encoded by the coding sequence TTGAAGGCTTGGAATTATTACTGTAAAGGCTATGTTCGTATCCGGCTGCAAAGCAGGGGTCCGGAACGCTTCCTGAACATGTGCGCCCATCACAACATCCCTATCTGGGATTTGCAGAACCGAGACGGTTTCTATGAAATGAATGTGAGTGTCACCGGATTCTACCAGATGAGATCCATATGCCGAAAGACCGGTTCCCGTGTGAAGATCATAAAAAAATACGGACTGCCCTTCTTTTTTTACCGAAACAAAAAAAGAAAGGCATTTTTTATCGGCATTCTGGCTGGCTTCTGCCTGCTCATGGTACTATCCCAGCACATTTGGAATATTCATGTGGAGGGAAACCGCCACAACAGCACACAGACCATACTCAATTATCTGGATGACATTCAGATCCATCACGGTATATTGAAAAAGGATGTGGACTGCTCTTACATAGCGGAACAGATGCGTAAGGAATTTCCCGATATCACCTGGGTATCCGCAAAAATATCAGGCACCCGGCTCATTCTGGAGGTAAAAGAAAACGCCACGGCAAACAAGATCATAAAACAGACGGAGGAAAATCCCAGCAGCATCATTGCCGGAAAATCAGGTACCATCGTCTCCATGATCACAAGAAAAGGCACACCCTGCAAAAAGGTGGGAGAGTCATGTGAAAAGGGGGAGACACTGGTATCCGGCAGAGTTGATATCATGAATGACAGCAAAGAGGTGGTGGGATATGAATACACAGAGTCTGATGCTGACATTTATATACAATCCCAGATGCAGTATTACCATGAGTTTGATATGCACTTTCAAAAGGATGTCTACACCGGAGACGCAAAAAAAGGGCCGGTTCTGCAATTGGGGAATTACTTTATCAGTCTGAAAGGGAAAAATCATTTTGATCAATTCGATACTGTGACCAAATTGCATCAGGTACGGGTGACAGAAAACTTCCGCCTTCCCATATTCTACGGGAACAGCACAGATTACGAGAGTGTCACAAAGCCATACAAATACACAAAGGAAGGTGCGGAAAAAAAGGCACAGGAACAGTTGGAGCTTCTGTTGGAAACGTTGCGCAAAAAAGAGGTTCAGATAAAAGAAAACAATGTCAAAATACAGGTACTCGACAAGGTGTGTGTGGCGAAAGGCCGGCTGACTATCATAGAAAAAACTACGGAAAAAGAGCCTGTGGAAATTCTGGAACAACCGGTCCAAAACGCTGAAGAAACAGAAGAATAG
- a CDS encoding ACT domain-containing protein — protein sequence MLKQISIFAENKKGMLQSITSILARENINIMGSVTNDSAEYGIIRMVVSDPERALEALSKEGFICRDTDVLGVELTDDPGALDKLLVSLLESNINVDYLYLSFNRSSGMPIMILHVDCINEVKNCLQAKGHCVV from the coding sequence ATGCTTAAACAAATATCTATATTCGCAGAAAACAAGAAAGGGATGCTGCAGTCTATCACAAGTATCCTGGCACGGGAAAATATTAACATTATGGGATCAGTCACAAACGACAGTGCCGAATACGGCATCATCCGAATGGTAGTGTCTGACCCGGAAAGAGCACTTGAAGCTCTTTCAAAAGAAGGCTTTATCTGCCGCGACACGGACGTCCTGGGTGTGGAGCTGACTGACGATCCGGGTGCCCTGGACAAGCTTTTAGTCTCACTTTTGGAGAGTAATATCAATGTGGATTATCTCTATCTGTCTTTTAACCGCAGTTCAGGAATGCCGATCATGATCCTCCATGTGGACTGCATCAATGAGGTGAAAAACTGTCTGCAGGCCAAAGGGCATTGTGTTGTGTGA
- a CDS encoding TetR/AcrR family transcriptional regulator: MSKLSPTASATREVFIDTFCELYRTKPVEKITVSEITRKAGYNRATFYDYFLDVYDLLEQIEEELINHIGEKITNTISNGNFANIFLEAFDDMQKNAEKYFIVLLTGEHSSKFSDKLKKSIMPVIISAFRIPTDDLKAVYALDFYLSGIISVVSEWQKNDKELSTDELGSLVHTLLTEGVLKAIGQKEITQHNALWPADSFSPH, encoded by the coding sequence ATGTCAAAACTATCGCCAACAGCCAGCGCCACAAGAGAAGTCTTTATTGATACCTTTTGTGAATTATACAGGACGAAACCCGTAGAAAAGATCACGGTATCAGAAATCACCCGCAAAGCGGGTTATAACCGGGCGACATTCTATGATTATTTCTTAGACGTGTACGATCTGTTGGAGCAGATAGAGGAAGAATTGATCAACCATATTGGAGAAAAGATCACTAATACTATTTCCAACGGAAACTTTGCCAATATATTTTTGGAAGCATTCGATGATATGCAGAAAAATGCAGAAAAGTATTTCATCGTATTATTGACAGGCGAGCACTCCTCTAAGTTTTCCGATAAACTAAAAAAGTCCATCATGCCTGTCATTATATCTGCGTTTCGCATACCAACCGACGATCTCAAAGCTGTGTATGCCCTTGATTTTTATCTATCGGGAATCATATCTGTTGTAAGCGAATGGCAGAAAAATGACAAGGAATTGAGTACAGATGAACTGGGGTCACTGGTGCATACACTCCTTACGGAAGGCGTATTAAAGGCCATCGGTCAAAAAGAGATCACACAACACAATGCCCTTTGGCCTGCAGACAGTTTTTCACCTCATTGA
- a CDS encoding nitroreductase family protein, whose protein sequence is METMKAIAKRKSTRAFDPEKKVAESTLNAILAAGCAAPVGAGDYASLHLTVIQNRETLDKISKAVQAVLKVERDVLYGVPVLVLVSSSEPKFPNVQYANVGCVMENMLLAAADLEVDSIYLWGAVNVLAQIPELQKELGVPKGFTPISAAGLGYAVERSSSEKELGITLSVNYAP, encoded by the coding sequence ATGGAAACTATGAAAGCTATTGCAAAAAGAAAATCAACCAGAGCTTTTGACCCCGAGAAAAAAGTCGCAGAGTCAACACTTAATGCAATTCTGGCAGCAGGCTGTGCGGCGCCCGTGGGAGCCGGGGATTATGCCTCTCTTCATCTCACTGTTATCCAAAACAGGGAAACACTTGATAAGATCAGTAAAGCGGTGCAGGCAGTGCTCAAAGTGGAACGTGATGTTCTGTATGGCGTACCCGTTCTTGTTTTGGTGTCATCATCCGAACCCAAGTTTCCAAATGTCCAGTATGCGAATGTGGGATGTGTTATGGAAAATATGTTACTGGCGGCTGCGGATTTGGAGGTGGACAGTATCTATCTCTGGGGTGCGGTGAATGTACTTGCACAAATCCCCGAACTACAAAAAGAGCTGGGCGTACCAAAAGGATTTACACCGATCTCCGCTGCGGGCCTGGGATATGCGGTAGAACGAAGCTCCAGTGAAAAAGAGCTGGGTATTACACTCTCTGTCAATTACGCTCCGTGA
- a CDS encoding nitroreductase family protein gives MDLYSPIFTRASTRRFDSSPLPADTLLQLEDFLSKVKPLIPGIKVKHRIVSGNEVKGMALPKAPHYLLISGEEHPLRNTAAGFLYQHAELWLYAQGFATRWLAGVKPKEPDASHIIGMAFGKPAEPAVRKHDDFKRRPLSEISRGNDSRLEAARLAPSGMNGQPWYFIADGGKIHTYCKKNLGGLLSKMYSLTDLDVGIALCHLAMAGEHEGRPFRFAVNQEGAPTPPSGFVYVGTVQ, from the coding sequence ATGGATCTGTACTCACCTATATTTACCCGCGCATCCACGCGCAGATTCGATTCTTCACCGCTTCCTGCTGACACGCTTTTACAATTGGAGGATTTTCTTTCAAAAGTAAAGCCGCTGATTCCCGGCATAAAAGTAAAGCACCGGATCGTGAGCGGTAACGAGGTCAAGGGCATGGCTCTGCCGAAAGCTCCCCACTATTTGCTAATTTCCGGTGAAGAGCATCCGCTGCGTAATACGGCGGCGGGATTTCTGTACCAACATGCAGAGCTGTGGTTATACGCACAGGGTTTTGCCACACGTTGGCTGGCCGGTGTAAAGCCTAAGGAACCAGATGCAAGCCATATTATCGGAATGGCCTTCGGCAAGCCCGCAGAACCGGCGGTTAGGAAACACGATGATTTTAAACGCAGGCCGCTCAGCGAAATTTCGAGAGGAAATGACTCGCGCCTTGAAGCGGCAAGACTGGCGCCATCCGGGATGAACGGCCAGCCATGGTATTTTATAGCAGACGGCGGGAAGATACACACTTACTGTAAGAAAAACCTGGGAGGCCTTTTAAGCAAAATGTACAGCCTCACCGATTTGGATGTGGGAATCGCACTCTGTCATTTGGCAATGGCCGGTGAACATGAGGGCAGGCCCTTCCGGTTTGCTGTGAACCAAGAGGGAGCACCCACACCTCCGTCGGGATTTGTCTATGTGGGAACGGTACAATAG
- a CDS encoding metallophosphoesterase — translation MEKQSEDSLWNNQNRYEERHVMQIIMILILLGAVIGLIVNTGRKLFLWFRPLFAGASPLVFGAIYGMIMTAVLVFFVLSRIPDSPIPRVFFLVDHYALGAAVYVVIFVNSADFILFLLKLCRLLPVPLSQGVSVTAGAAALGLSAVLTLYGGIHASVIKTQHYDIELQADKRASDSMKIALISDIHMGYVIEEKHVEKIVAAINAAEPDLVCIAGDIFDGDITALKNPSVLQELFREIKAPYGVYACLGNHDAGAGYEEMLDFLDKAGIYLLQDEEVLIDDRIILAGRKDSGPIGNQGSKRTVLEASAKTEELPRVVLDHKPENIGEYHKSTDLILCGHTHRGQFFPGNLINEVSMDVNYGYYRKNAESPQAVVTSGAGTWGPPMRVGTDNEVAVIRITFPAAEKGTV, via the coding sequence ATGGAGAAACAGTCTGAAGACAGCCTGTGGAACAACCAGAACAGATATGAGGAGAGACACGTGATGCAGATTATTATGATACTTATTCTCTTAGGAGCAGTCATCGGTTTGATCGTAAACACGGGCCGAAAGCTCTTTCTTTGGTTTCGGCCGCTTTTTGCAGGTGCCAGTCCACTGGTGTTTGGTGCTATATATGGAATGATCATGACGGCCGTCCTGGTGTTTTTTGTACTCAGCCGCATACCGGACAGCCCCATACCCAGAGTGTTTTTTCTTGTGGATCATTACGCTTTGGGAGCGGCTGTCTATGTGGTGATATTTGTCAATTCTGCAGACTTTATTTTATTCCTGCTTAAACTGTGCCGTCTGCTTCCAGTGCCTCTGTCTCAAGGGGTGTCTGTCACTGCAGGAGCGGCAGCTTTAGGCTTGTCTGCGGTATTGACCCTTTACGGAGGGATCCATGCATCTGTGATCAAAACTCAACATTATGACATTGAGCTGCAGGCAGATAAAAGGGCCTCGGATTCCATGAAGATTGCCCTGATCAGCGATATCCATATGGGCTACGTGATCGAGGAAAAGCATGTAGAAAAAATCGTTGCGGCAATCAATGCAGCCGAACCGGATCTTGTCTGCATTGCAGGGGATATCTTTGACGGTGATATCACAGCACTTAAGAATCCTTCGGTACTACAGGAACTGTTTCGTGAGATCAAAGCGCCCTATGGGGTGTATGCCTGTCTTGGAAATCATGATGCAGGAGCAGGATATGAGGAAATGCTGGATTTTTTGGACAAGGCCGGGATTTATCTGTTACAGGATGAGGAGGTGCTGATCGATGATCGGATAATTCTGGCAGGCAGAAAAGATTCCGGTCCGATAGGGAATCAGGGCAGCAAACGGACAGTATTGGAAGCTTCCGCAAAAACAGAGGAACTGCCCAGGGTTGTACTGGATCATAAGCCGGAAAATATTGGTGAGTATCATAAAAGTACGGATTTGATCTTGTGCGGACATACCCACCGGGGACAGTTTTTCCCCGGCAACCTGATCAATGAGGTTTCCATGGATGTGAATTACGGATATTACCGGAAAAACGCGGAGAGTCCCCAGGCTGTGGTGACTTCCGGTGCGGGAACCTGGGGGCCGCCTATGCGGGTAGGAACAGACAATGAAGTCGCAGTGATCCGGATAACCTTTCCGGCTGCTGAAAAGGGAACTGTCTAA
- a CDS encoding LytR/AlgR family response regulator transcription factor translates to MLRIAVCDDDKDAVQIHKGIVEDCLRQYGSIGEIAAYTSSDNLLYDITEDSFFFDLILLDIEMPGSTGMETAEKIKPFLPNVKIIFITSHIEYAIDAFELSIFRYVPKNEIEKRLPSAIRDAVKLIELEEGKTYTIRTNSRLEKIPCREIYYIERDGKNAGIITAGGISKVRKSLQQVYEELGTEEFIYIDRGCIVNMIHIMQIKDGMAVLKNDVSLPISRSHLQKVKEQINGYWGMHI, encoded by the coding sequence ATGCTGCGCATAGCAGTTTGTGACGATGATAAAGACGCCGTGCAGATCCATAAGGGAATTGTGGAGGACTGTCTGAGGCAGTATGGCAGTATTGGAGAAATTGCCGCTTATACTTCCAGCGACAATCTGCTTTATGATATTACTGAGGACAGCTTTTTCTTTGATCTGATCCTGCTGGATATTGAAATGCCGGGGAGTACGGGAATGGAGACAGCAGAAAAAATCAAGCCGTTTCTGCCAAACGTAAAGATAATCTTTATTACTTCCCACATTGAATATGCCATAGATGCTTTTGAACTTTCTATTTTCCGATATGTTCCGAAAAATGAAATAGAAAAACGTCTCCCATCCGCCATACGGGACGCAGTAAAGCTGATCGAGCTGGAAGAGGGAAAAACTTATACCATCCGGACAAACAGCCGTCTTGAAAAGATACCCTGCAGGGAGATTTATTATATCGAGCGTGATGGAAAAAATGCTGGCATTATTACCGCCGGAGGAATATCCAAGGTACGTAAAAGTCTGCAGCAGGTTTATGAGGAATTGGGAACAGAAGAGTTTATCTATATTGACCGGGGCTGTATTGTGAACATGATACATATTATGCAGATCAAGGACGGTATGGCTGTTCTGAAAAATGATGTGTCGCTTCCCATAAGCCGTTCTCATCTGCAGAAGGTCAAAGAGCAGATCAACGGATATTGGGGGATGCATATATGA
- a CDS encoding ATP-binding protein has product MTDWLFLLSNIAAGIIRVHVCLFLIFRLLSVEKPGKKSTAAALAGVTVICILAFVTGFPDFYRGALEAVWIAFCAGRLQKVDIRMSLFVGTFYEIAVWFWQFLFAAWLGVLFSSPAYLDYRTGEGQTAVWLLHGLLIVLEIYLSGHRDMTEKEAFRRTSVIVLAGFLAVITLSEQSVLSIADDTLYMWTILASVLMMSVLVFNINRHYEAEKELARLKSQQAELLEHDYTALNNAYAANAKLFHDFHNHIGVLRQLLSHKKTEEAVQYLDELQSPVQEMADAVWTGDETADYLINSKALAAKVSGVPLQVQVEFPRHTNIKSADLCAILGNLLDNALEASRKVADPKHRFIRLTIRRINQMLVIKVENSFAVLPKKEDGSLKTTKKDRELHGWGLKSAQTAAEKYEGTVQTSYTDSTFRAVATLSYHGVTPKE; this is encoded by the coding sequence ATGACTGATTGGCTTTTTTTACTCTCAAATATTGCCGCCGGGATCATTCGTGTTCATGTCTGTCTGTTTCTTATTTTCCGGCTCTTATCTGTGGAAAAGCCCGGGAAAAAAAGTACGGCAGCAGCACTGGCGGGCGTGACTGTCATATGTATCCTGGCATTCGTGACAGGTTTTCCTGATTTTTACCGCGGGGCATTGGAGGCTGTCTGGATCGCGTTCTGCGCCGGCCGCCTGCAGAAGGTAGATATCAGGATGAGTCTGTTTGTGGGGACTTTTTATGAAATCGCAGTCTGGTTCTGGCAGTTTCTCTTTGCTGCATGGCTGGGCGTGCTGTTTTCCTCCCCGGCTTATCTTGACTATAGAACAGGAGAGGGTCAGACCGCAGTGTGGCTGCTGCATGGACTGCTGATCGTTTTGGAAATTTATCTTTCCGGGCATCGTGATATGACAGAAAAAGAGGCTTTTCGACGTACCTCTGTGATCGTCCTGGCGGGATTTCTTGCAGTCATAACTTTATCTGAACAGTCGGTACTTTCTATTGCAGATGATACCCTGTATATGTGGACGATCTTGGCGTCTGTACTTATGATGTCTGTTCTGGTATTTAACATAAACCGGCATTACGAGGCAGAAAAGGAGCTTGCCCGGTTAAAATCCCAACAGGCCGAATTACTTGAACATGATTATACTGCGCTGAACAATGCCTATGCCGCCAACGCGAAGCTGTTTCATGATTTTCATAATCATATCGGTGTGCTCCGTCAGCTTCTCTCTCATAAAAAAACAGAAGAAGCAGTGCAGTATCTGGATGAATTACAATCACCGGTGCAGGAGATGGCAGATGCCGTATGGACAGGGGATGAAACCGCAGACTATCTGATCAACAGCAAAGCGCTTGCGGCCAAAGTAAGCGGCGTACCCTTACAGGTGCAGGTTGAGTTTCCCCGTCATACCAATATAAAAAGTGCTGATCTGTGCGCGATTTTGGGAAATCTGCTGGATAATGCCCTGGAAGCCTCCCGGAAAGTAGCGGATCCAAAACACCGCTTCATCCGGCTTACCATTCGCCGCATCAATCAGATGCTGGTCATAAAAGTTGAAAACAGTTTTGCGGTTCTGCCCAAAAAAGAAGATGGTTCCCTGAAGACAACCAAAAAGGACAGGGAACTGCATGGCTGGGGTCTGAAAAGCGCACAGACTGCCGCGGAGAAATATGAGGGCACGGTACAGACCTCCTATACAGACAGTACATTCCGGGCAGTTGCCACGTTATCTTACCACGGTGTAACGCCAAAAGAATAA